Below is a genomic region from Thalassophryne amazonica chromosome 3, fThaAma1.1, whole genome shotgun sequence.
tttatacatttacttgcccatcaaaataagcgaccttcgtcaagtaattttttttcagtgcacacgtgcagttacgcgaggaacctcatctcgacagaacagcgGCTCCCTACCAAACTAATTATTACGGTGCTggtgaatattaaaaaaaaaaaaaaaaaaatactgaaattTTATGACAAcagtataccacacacacacacacacacacacacacacacacacacacacatatatatatatagatagatagatagatagatgaacaAGAAaatatatggaaatatacattcactgtaaaaataaaaacatgcttgtccattaatttttatttacctttaatacatttaaaagtttttaataCATTCCTGTATTTTCTATTTGCTTTAAAAACGATATTTTCAAAAATATATTTGTTATATATTTTAAATTTTCTCTGTTCTTTTCCACGCAGAGGGTTGGACTCACAAACCTGCTCTTGCGTTTAGACCTTATTGGGGTTAGTGCCATTTCATTCTGGCAACGTCAGTGTGAGGTGCATGCTGGGATCACCTTGGGGCAAACAACAATGGCGAATCTATATTCACTCAGTTCACTATGAAACAATTTAAGGCCTTTTGTTGCTTCTActactctgtaactctgtggccaagCAATCGCTTCGATGCAGTCGTGAACCTTTCAAAGTTGTTCGTAGGGGGTGTGACATTTTTCATGAGGACTGTCCTAGAGTGCCGTAATTGAGAGAGTAGCGTCAACTCAGAagcatttttttccccactcttcATGTCCCCACTctttcaattaaggcactctagagTGACCTACTGTCCCATGGCATCTATGGATGCCGattgtgaaactggaaaagtgagatTACAGAAATTATGTCATTAGTGAGACCAATCACAGACCATGCAGTCTCCACCGTTGTGACATGTAGTTACAATTTTTGGGAGGGGCACTTCAGACTACAGAGAAGAGCTTGGAGAGTATTTGCAATGATACAGAGGGTTCTGCAGAGCTGTGGATGCAGAATAGCATGAACTGGGCTTTAAAAAATTCTTAACAGAATGTAATGTTCGTGTCTACAATTGCACCAAAAGTGTTAAAGCTGTGCGCACCCTGTCAACACCCTTACCAAAActtagtatatgcaagtatgttccaagtatacttctagtttactttttatatacttaccagtactattttttggtaagggcagtcCTTTGAAAAGTACATGAAGGAAGGCCAAACAGCCATCCACAGAAAGTTGCACCTGGATTAGCTCACACGTTAGCTTCCCATGCTAGTTCAATTGTGAAGGTTACCTTTGTCAGCAGAGACTTTGTTCACAACTGCACATCAgatcatatttatttaagactaATCTATCACGGCGACATGatgacagaaataagcatttgccTGTCTTTAAAAACATTACCACTGATTGCATCATCATACCGTGAGAGAACCACTATGCTGATAAACTATTCCACAAAGTAGTTACCATGTTACTAAATCTGGAACAGTTTATCAGTATATGTGCTCTAAAACTGGAACAGTCTCAGCTGACTGTTAAACTTCACGATGGAGCTAGCAAGGGAGGCTAATGTGTAAATTAGCTAAATCGGCCGTCATATTACCACTCGCATGTTCCGCTCCTGAATGGTCTTTTCTACCAATTTTTTACCAGGTGCACACAATTTAATTCTTTGTGATGTTGCCAAAGAAAAAAATGGCTTCATGTTCAGCTGCATACTGCACAAAtcgccagttcaaaggctgtggacgaacatttcacctgtgaatatgactgaaatggaaaataatgaacaataatttgaagagttctatcccttattccagcacaTATGcagagataataataataataattttaaatttatatttataatttttggggggggggggggtttgcgaCAAGGAGTGTGTGTGACTGGGTGTAATGTTGTGTGCTGTGCATGCTGCTACACCCTatgattgtgtatgtgtgtgtgcttatGAGGGGCATTTTATTTACAATACATAGTGTTGCTAAAGGTTTTTATCTGTTGAGTGATGTTCAACATCTTGGTTGTGTTGTATTTATTCGTGATGTTTGATGTTTTTATATGTGTCATATTTATCTGTGTtcagggactgcagatggaaattagcctaaggctaactctggtgcaatgGATCAAATGGTAACATttgttttaattgcacatggtcccttttAAATGCATtgaaatagaaataataataatgataagtagctagtgtgtagccacatgttttgtgttggacaaactattttaagacatttattaggtctacctgtgcatagttttggagcattAGGTGCTGTTACTAAgagctttattactaatattaggctGTAGCTCAAGGAGCTATGTTTAATAAATATTGTCAttgcaagggaaaaaaaaaacaactctcctgtagctagttaagtaatgttttattctttcagtgcagGTATTAAAAAATCCACTTCTGCTATATTATCcatttatccatccacttttgctCTTGTTcacttttgatatatatatatatatatatatatatatatatatatatatatatatatatatatatatataaaattaatcaTAATCATATATATAATCAATATGCTCTGTGGTCACAGTGGAAATTTACCAGGTGGATGATAAAACCAACCCAAACAAAAAGAGCCAAGGGCTGCAAAGTGGCTTATGTGATAGTTTTACAGATAAGGAAGCATTCCAAAGCATCAAGGAGGACAGATTCTTCCATTTTACTAGTGAaccatggtcttttttttttttttttgctttatcatGTGTACAAGATGTACTTTTTTGTGTCAGCCTGTACACTGTTAGATGTGCAAGGAATTAAAACATTTCATCTTAGTTTCAGCCCATTAGATAAGAGTTCTACTGAATGCTCCTGGAATGGAATTCTGACCtttcttggggaaaaaaaaaaaaaatcagtttggagGTTCAAGTGAGAATGTGTACTGGGTTAGGGCAAAGCATATAAACAACATGCATGCACAGCATTTAGCATTGAAACATTTATTTTCCTTGATCAAAGTCAAGGTTATAAAATGTTTAAATGCAACCCATTTTTCTTAAGTACCTTTTggacggtggagtgtccttgcctcaagtggaggagtttaagtatctcggggtcttgttcatgagtgagggatggatggagcatgagatcgatagatggatcagtgcagcatctgcagtgatgcggtcgctgtatcggaccgtcgtggtgaagagagagatgagtaggggggcaaagctctcgatttaccgatcaatctatgttccgatcttcacctatggtcatgagatttagctcatgactgaaagaacaagatcgcaagtacaagcggccgagatgagtttcctccgcagggtggctgggcgctcccttagagatagggtgaggagctcggtcactcgggaggagctcggagtcgagccgctgctcctccatgtcaaaaggagtcagttgaggtggctcgggcatcttttccggatgccccctggacgcctcgctggagaggtgttccgggcacatcccattgggaggaggccccggggaagacccaggacacgctggagggactacatctctcggctggcttggaaacgccttggggttcccccggaggagctgggggaggtgtgtgtggatcgggaggtctgggcggcttggcttgagctgctgcccctgcgacccgactccggataaagcggatgaaaatggatggatggacctttTGACGcaattttcacatacacaatgccACACATGCTAGCAGACAAGTAAAATTTTCCTCGAACCTGTCCTCGGAAAAAGTGATGCACAATCTCAAAGTTGAAGTTTGACATGATTGAACCTAGGCTATATTTTTAGAAGGTGTGAGGTTTATcatttcactcaggacaaaaatttatttaacTGGTCCTGTATTAGATTGAAAACACTGTCACTGGCAACATAATGTTTGCTCAGTTAGGCCAAGGCCCCCCATTAGCTATCGACTTGTTTTGACAGTTATGAGGCTAAGGCAAACAgttaattcaatttcagtttaaatttattttcatttacatagtgccaaatcacaacaaagttgcctcaaggcgcttcgcacaagttaggtctaaccttactaactcctATCTAACTATATAATCATTTGTGTATATACTATGCTAAATATGCATATGTTTACCTCTGTACCACACTTTCATGATGTTTGCACCTGTTCAGTAGCAAAAAGCTGTTTACTATGAGAATTTTTAGCTTGCCCCGTACACTAACATTATGAAGCTGGGGGAGCAGCTGacagtgtttgcattctaaatcaatacCACCTACCAAGCATCAATTACATTCCCTTTTGCcccaagtgaaaatataacaactTCTAAAAATGGAGCCCAGGTGGATGTTTAATTTCCCCTTTAATGTCAAGTTCTGACGTACTGTGGCTAccattataaaggaaaatcaaaaTGAAAGCTAAACCCTTTTTCAAGGGGACTTTCCTTCTTTTGATATAAGCATATCCACTGAACTGTTCAAATCTCTGGGACTAACAGTTTTCCAtctactgtgttttattttaTGGTCATCAACAAGCTGCAAATACGAGATGTAGATAATTATAAGACCAGCAGATGCTCCTCTTTAAAAATAAGTGTTTGCTGATGAGCCCAAACAGTGATACTTTGGTATGTAAACTCTCACTGGCAGATGATGCAGTGAGAGGGTGGCGATGACACAGAGCTCATTTTTGTAGCATGAGCAGCTGACCTATTTATAAGATCTCAGCTGTCTTCCTGAATTCCTCTTGTGAACAGTAAACCTCACACACAAATTCTACTGacaatgagagaaaaaaaatcttccactatTAGCACAGTTACATCAGTTTGCTGTTTGGTGACTCATGTGTCTCGTGTGCCTAATATTTACAGTTTAACATCCAGATTGGTCATAGAGGTGTGTGAACGTAGTCATGTGCCTTCCAGAATGAGAGTCGTGACAAATTTAGTACCCTGTGAAGTGCTTGTGTTGTGTCCGTCAAGCACAGCTGAGCCGCAGAGCTATTCAGAGACTTCAGTGTTTAATCAAGTTGCATTGAGGGTTTTCTTTTTCAGAATGCACACAGTAAGTCTGGGAGTACAACACAGAACAGAACACAAAGAGGGTGGCAAAATACCAGGATGGAGACCCGTTGTAAACTGAGCCACAGGGCTGCAGCTCCGATGTCAGGCAACAAAGGCGCAGCCAAATAGGCTGGCAGTCATAACAGTACAAATGGAACAAACAACATTTTTTCTAGTACAATCAACACAATACTGCTTTATCTTTTCTCATGAAAATCTGCAGGATTCAGCTTAGCCACTTAACGAAAGACAAAAGCTCAAGCATCAGAAGGGGATTACGTAGTTAATCTGACCCGGGTATGGTTGCAGGTGTCTGACTGGTTTGGTGCACTTAACTCCGCCCACGCTGGCTCTGTGGGCGCATTCATTGCTGTCAGTCCTGCAGGCACCACAGTGGCACCTGAGAGCCACGGGGTAGGTAAAGACAGGGTCTGCATTGGCGTTGCAGCCAGGCAGCAGGGCTGTGCGGTACTCCACCTTGTCATAGCTGCAGCCTCTCTGGACAAGGAAGCGTGGCCCGAATATATCTCTTATGTTGCTGTCCTGCTCACAAGCACAAGATTGACACAACACCATGATACGTTTCAGTCCAGGGTGCATCATGTCAACAAGCTCACAAAATAGcatgacatacaaccccaattccaatgaagttgggacattgtataaaatgtaaataaaaacagaatacaatgatttgaaaatcctcttcaaccgatattcagttgaatacaccacaaagacaagatatttaatgtgataaactgataaactttattgtttttgtgaaaatatttgctcattttgaaatggatgcctgcaacacgtttgaaaaaagttgggacggggcaacaaaagactgggaaagttgattaatgctcaaagaatacctaattggaaacaggtgaatgtcatgattgggtataaaaggagcatccccaaaaggctcagccattcacaagcaaagatggggtgaggatcaccactttgtgaacaactgtgtgaaaaaaaatagtccaactgtttaagaacaatgtttctcaacggtcaattacaaggaatttagggaatccatcatctacagtccataacataatcagaagattcagagaatctggagaactttctacacataagcgccaAGGCTGCAAACCAACATtggatgcccgtgaccttcgacctctcaggtggcactgcattaaaaaccaacatctttgtgtgaaggatcttaccgcatgggtttaggaacacttcagaaaaccattgtcagttaacacagttcatcgctacatctacaagtgcaagttaaaactctaccatgcaaagcaaaagccatacatcaacaacatccagaaatgcagccgtcttctctgggcccgagctcatttgaaatggacagacggaaagtggaaaagtgtgctgtggtctgatgagtccacatttcaaattgactTTGGAAATTATGCACGTCGtgttctccggacaaaagaggaaaaagaccatctagattgttaccaacgcaaagttcaaaagccagcatctgtgatggtatgggggtgtgttagtgcccatgacatgggcaacttacacatctgtgatggcaccatcaatgctgaaaggtgcatccaggttttggagcaacacatgctgccatccaagtaacgtctttttcagggacgtccctgcttatttcagcaagacaatgccaagccacattctgcatgtgttacaacagcgtggcttcgtagtaaaagagtgcaggtactaaactggcctgcctgcagtgcagacctgtcgcccattgaaaatgtgtgggggattatgaagtgcaaaatatgacaacggagactctggattgttgaacaaccaaagttgtacatcaagcaagaatgggaaagaattccacctacaaagtttcaacaagtagtgtcctcagttcccaaacacttattgagtgttgttagaaggaaaggtgatgtaacatagtggtaaacataccactgtcccagcttttttgaaacgtgttgcaggggtggtggccaagtggttaatgcgcttggtttcagagcagaaggttccgggttcaaatcccacccctgccacatttctccatgtaatgtggagttgcgtcaggaaggacatccagcataaatcctgtgccaattcaacatgcagatccaccttggatttgctgtggcgaccccgagtgcaaaacaatggAGCAGTCGAAGGCACTTactttttgcaggcatccatttcaaaatgagcaaatatttgcacaaaaacaataaagtttatcagtttgaacattaaatatcttgtctttgtggtgtattcaattgaatatacgttgaagaggatttgcaaatcattgtattctgttttatttacattttatacaacgttccatcttcattggaattggggttgtacttgttgCTTGCATATATTTCCAGAGTATAAAATCACCTTGACACTAGCACGAACTTGATGAGTAAACGCGTTGTAAACAGTAGTAAACTGTGCGTGAACTGTGTGTGGCTGCATGCCTGTGTGcaatgaaaattttgaaatgttcaaaacttctgacacacattaattttgtgaaatagtcatgaacattgcgcaacctattcgaaAAACTGCATGTCAATGTGTGTCATTGCATGCAgtgcatctgaatgattatgacaagatgttacatctacaataaacataattttacacatacattatctaactcataagaaggaatgaaaatgcaactgttttaccaatccattataatatatttattataaataattacctttgagacaagattctgggagcgatgagagaaagATTtgatcagccaaattctgagagcaaacgCATCATtagctacaaaattattattttatatctcATGGCGTCAAGTGGGACAAAGTGGGATACATTGGCACGACGAGTTAAGTGGCAGTGCGGGGATcgaattcgtgcaagtgtcaaggtgccttacgtCTCGCAACTGTCCAAAAGTGCCtctttaacagaaaaaaaaaatgtatagaaGTAGCGCCAGAGAATAAATCGCATTTACCACTTCATGCaaaaagaagcaaaatgaatgtaaatggtgcattatttatttatgatgcACACGAGGTGCCAAGAAGCACAGCTAATGAGCTAAATAATGTGACGATACTTGGCACAAAAATCTGCATTTGTGGTTGTCTCTGCCTATTATTTGTGTTTGACAGGAAATTTTATTCCACGGCTTACTCCTGTCACTCTTGTGACCTTTTTACAGTGTCCATTACATTTGggcttttcgtgtgtgtgtgtttttacgcGCTCAGCAGACAGCCTGCTGCTGCTGGGATCCACACAGAGTACTGGGGATCTTCGCTTCGAGTCAATAACTGCAATAAAAACAGCCAGCACACCCGCTTTCTCATGTCTGTTCTGCTGCTCTCACAGACTGTTCAGGCATGGAACCAGGGAACTGAGAGGTGGGAATAACCCCCACCCCCTTAGAGTAAATGtcctctaataataataataataataataataacaacaaccagcaatatactactttttgaaagaatatacatacatacaatcagaataagaatcgcctttattgtcattgtaatttacattgcaacaagactccaaaaggtgcttttctgaggtgcgagtaattaaccaaataaaagataataaaaattaacaaaagaaataatttaaatataagtacaactaaaaataaaatgtggataaaatataacatggaAAATgagaattatgtacaactgtggaatgatattgcacgggaaaatattgcacatgggtaCAGATGTTGCACAAGAAAcgttgaaaagtgcagattaatgtgGTTTGTTGTTGAATGCTAGATACTGTCAGTCTTTCACTTAGTATTTGTAACatttaagaataaagtaatgCAATTTCAACCATGATGACATTCAAGTTTGGTTTGGACTAATTTATTGTTGACAtcagaaatttaaaaataaagtaaTTGTGATGGacatatatttgtttttgttcttattCAGTTGGTACAGTGTACAGCACATGCATTTTCCCATACATTGCTGGAAAAGGCccgttaatattattattattatgagtaggTCTTTGGCCCATTGGCAGTTTTATACAGGAACATTCCTGTATAAATTAtaatttttctgatttttttttccctgatgcaCATTTATCTTGAACCAGACAAACCCTCCTTTGAAATGTTTGTGCTTCTACAGTTGAAGAAGTTTCATCTTTTGCCTGCCTACAGCGATAGTTACTTTGTCCCGTAGGACATACCGTACATACCTTTGTGTAGCAAAATCCCATGCAAATAGTTGTGTTGATGGCTACACAGAAATCACAGTCTGGTTTCTCCACATACAGAGTGAAGTCGGTGGGCAGGCAGGTGGGGGCAGCCGGGTTAAACAGCAGAATAAGGAGGCTCCATGTCAACACCAGCACTTCCA
It encodes:
- the tshba gene encoding thyroid stimulating hormone subunit beta a produces the protein MEVLVLTWSLLILLFNPAAPTCLPTDFTLYVEKPDCDFCVAINTTICMGFCYTKDSNIRDIFGPRFLVQRGCSYDKVEYRTALLPGCNANADPVFTYPVALRCHCGACRTDSNECAHRASVGGVKCTKPVRHLQPYPGQINYVIPF